The following nucleotide sequence is from bacterium.
GTGGTAGGAACTGGCACCGAAGCCGTAAAAGGTAAAAAAGTAACGGTTCACTATACCGGTTGGCTTAACGATAAAGGCCAAAAGGGAAAACAATTTGATAGCTCGCTTACCCGCGGCAAACCTTTCGATTTTATGTTGGGCGTGGGTATGGTGATTCCCGGTTGGGATGAAGGCGTAGCTGGAATGAAAATTGGTGGCAAGCGCACTCTCTACATTCCCTCTAAACTGGGTTATGGGGCGCAAGGAGCCGGTGCTGTTATTCCTCCCAACGCCGACCTTATTTTTGATGTAGAACTCTTAGGCGTTCAATAAAGCTTCTTATTATAGATAGACCCCAGCTTTACCCAAGGCTGGGGTCTTTTTTACCCCCCTTTTTTACTTAAAGAACCCCTTTTTTTGCCGTTATTACTTTTGAG
It contains:
- a CDS encoding FKBP-type peptidyl-prolyl cis-trans isomerase, translating into MKKLLLTAFFVLLISPAFAATTTTASGLGIDDHVVGTGTEAVKGKKVTVHYTGWLNDKGQKGKQFDSSLTRGKPFDFMLGVGMVIPGWDEGVAGMKIGGKRTLYIPSKLGYGAQGAGAVIPPNADLIFDVELLGVQ